One Anastrepha obliqua isolate idAnaObli1 chromosome 6, idAnaObli1_1.0, whole genome shotgun sequence DNA window includes the following coding sequences:
- the LOC129250401 gene encoding uncharacterized protein LOC129250401, which translates to MKKKNKKFAPRCDTIPSSEEDTLLASSQDTAESVKSKGSTSHSTPLPSKQQQQQKVLPQTSKKAADGTQRESQVARKHKSEGALMKSRYTKTRFILSKIAKNELAGATDERDAVDKLKYQQVVKEYEDFLSKKPKEGDKKKGDALKRNRSQDVIDQAPKRPKVSSSIEETKQRPFSEVVKDNLLYALIDETTNSGKVVLQKWGQVEAKLSKLVLDKHVVGAQGGTLPSFDSAGVLRGCRVIKCDDDWARVVLERCVAEISSTLEGLKLKLIPAKDIPCPPRARIWLPVMDLSGAEVLKYLKSHNPAVPMDDWAIVKAEKPQKSSMSFVLQINDNTPDFTAVKVELQKSAIYLASVYMPHEKPAPPDEVARFLSTLNSTDKLLMGCE; encoded by the exons atgaaaaaaaaaaacaaaaaattcgcgCCGCGCTGCGACACAATACCATCCTCCGAGGAGGATACCCTGCTGGCCTCCAGCCAAGATACGGCTGAGTCAGTAAAGAGTAAGGGAAGTACCAGCCATAGCACACCCTTACcaagcaagcaacaacaacaacaaaaagttctACCACAAACTTCGAAAAAGGCGGCAGACGGCACTCAGAGAGAGAGTCAGGTCGCGAGAAAACACAAATCCGAGGGTGCTCTCATGAAGTCTCGCTACACGAAGACAAGGTTCATTCTAAGCAAGATTGCCAAAAATGAACTCGCTGGAGCGACTGACGAGCGCGACGCGGTCGACAAATTAAAATACCAGCAGGTGGTTAAGGAGTACGAAGACTTCTTATCCAAAAAACCTAAAGAAGGCGACAAGAAAAAAGGCGATGCGTTGAAGAGAAACAGGTCACAGGACGTGATCGATCAGGCCCCGAAGAGACCTAAGGTGTCCAGCAGCATCGAAGAAACGAAGCAACGACCGTTCAGTGAGGTGGTTAAGGATAACCTCCTCTATGCACTAATCGACGAAACCACAAACAGTGGCAAAGTGGTCCTGCAGAAGTGGGGGCAAGTGGAGGCCAAACTGTCCAAGCTCGTGCTAGACAAGCATGTGGTTGGAGCACAGGGCGGAACTCTCCCTTCCTTCGATTCTGCAGGAGTACTTCGCGGCTGCAGGGTTATCAAGTGCGACGACGACTGGGCAAGGGTTGTCCTAGAAAGGTGTGTTGCTGAGATCAGCAGCACACTGGAAGGCTTAAAACTTAAGCTAATTCCGGCCAAGGACATCCCTTGCCCTCCTCGCGCTCGCATTTGGCTACCAGTGATGGACTTGAGCGGTGCAGAAGTGCTGAAATACCTCAAGTCACACAACCCTGCGGTGCCGATGGACGACTGGGCAATCGTGAAGGCAGAAAAACCGCAAAAGAGCAGCATGTCATTCGTTCTGCAGATCAACGATAA TACTCCTGATTTTACGGCGGTGAAAGTGGAGCTGCAGAAATCGGCGATATACCTGGCATCGGTGTATATGCCACATGAGAAACCGGCGCCGCCAGACGAAGTGGCTCGATTCCTGTCAACATTAAACAGCACAGACAAACTATTGATGGGCTGTGAGTAA